The following DNA comes from Pongo pygmaeus isolate AG05252 chromosome 9, NHGRI_mPonPyg2-v2.0_pri, whole genome shotgun sequence.
CTCAGGGTAAGTCTGCATAGTATTTGTAACCAAATTACCTTCtcctttggaagaaaaaaatataaatcatcccACACAACTTTTTTACTATTTACCTGAACAATGACTGAAATGCTGGACAAGGAAGAAATTTTAAGGAGCAGGAGCATTAGAGGTCACACACTAGAAACATGAAGCCTCATCTTGCtacaggaaaaacaaagaaataggaaaacaaatacaaaatcaaacaaacaagaaaataaatcactgaCCTACTACGTGTTAGTCCACAACTTCTGCATTAATTCTATTTATAAGGGATTTGCTTTAATGGAACATATGTGAAATTCTAATCTAAGGAAACCTGTTTCATTCCGAGTTAATCACTAATAGCCTTGATTAAGCAAGTTAAACATCCTGTATCTAAATCAGGATGTTTAATGGCAATAACTCTTTCTGGACTCTGGAAACCACAGTCTTCTTCAAAGAAAGTAACATCCTATCTCAGTGTTATTAAGATAAGCATCaggcatttaagtctttaatctattttaaggtgatttttgtatgtggtatgacataagggtctaatttttttcttctgagtgtggatattcagttttcccaacaccatttattgaagacactgtcTTTCCtgattgtgtgttcttggcaccttccCTGAAAATTTTTTGGCTGTAGATACATGGGCTTTCTTCTgagctttcttttctgtttcatctttCAGTCTTGGTATGTTACTGAGTCAAATAATCCATTTTTCTACATTATTCAATTTAttggtgtataattgttcatagtagtctcttatgatcctttgtatgtCTGttgtgtcagttgtaatgtctcctttttcattttctttttatttatttgagttttctctttttcccccctCAGTTAATCTAGCTAAATGTTTGTTAACtttcgttttttgttttcagGAAAGTTAACTCTTATTTTTGTcaatcttttctattatttttctagtctctaaTTTACTTCAGctataatatttattctttactttgcagagatatttgcaaataaatgaaagaaattgagcaAAGTCAACATAGACTTTAAGTATATGTATTTGGGGGGGATTAGCAAATATTTAAACATGAAATGCTAAACTACATTGACTATATAATGCATTGTTTAAGCCAGGATACTTATAAGTGgttagaaaatggaaagaaagaaaacaggaaagaaaagataagacctaaatttccttttattgaaTGTCATACCAAGGAATTTAAGCCCTGTTCTCAAAGTAATGGGAAGACATTGAAGATTATTAAGCAGTGAATTAAAACATCTTCAAAATTGTACTACAGGAAAAATTTCACTTATGAAATACTAAAGAGGCAATGCCAAGAAATAGATGGATGTGGCTAGGTGGTCTTTACGCTTAAAGTGGTGTTAGAAAGGAAGAGCTGATATAAtaaattttctgatttaaaagtttttttctgaagatagaCTACAGAAAATAGATATGTTGATGTGACCTGGGTGGAGTAACAATTTGGACCCTTCGAGCTGTAAATGAATTATATCCAAGATGAGGTGAAGAAATACCAGGGAAGATCATAAATATACTAGTTTAGGTAATGTAGTAGATAATGACActattatccaaaagacagaACTTAGAGGTAAAGTCTATTTTGGGCACAGGTAGAGATTGAAGCAATAAGTGTAATCTTAGACAtagtaaatgtaaaattttatggaTATTTCTGATGAAAATAGTCATCATGCATTTAGAAGGACTCAACAGCTGTGGCATAACTTATTTATACAAGTAATTATCTGAAAATTATCTTCATGTTGGTTATACTTGAGGTCATAGAAGTAAAAACATTTCCCAAAAAGAGAATAAAGGGAGAGTCTAGATAATATGCTTCTTGAGAATTATATAAAAAGagaagatacagaaagaaaatagataatcTCAATGACGTTGAAGGATTATAGGGTACTTGAGAAAAAgaggtttctttcttcttccttcttggaACAATCAAATCAGATTGACATTTATGGTCATTAGTCCTGTATTTTATATCCATTTTGTATCTATACCTGCATTTTGAATAATCAGCATATCTAATCCATCAGAATATTAACCTAAgagtaaataaatttctgattatttttcagAACTCTTTGAGGTAGGTATCACCTGCTTCCCATTTAAGATGTgcaactgaggcttggagagtgACATAAAGCTTACCAAGTCACACAGTATAGAAAAAACTGAAATATGAAGAATGTGCTATTTGGTAGAAATAACCATAATCTTCCTATTGTGTATTGGCACACAACATTAATTTACTGAAGAAATTTTGGACCATGTTTCACATGCTGTCATAGGATATGTCTTCTGTGAAGCCAGGATGCACAGTAAAAAGACTGCGTGAGTGTTGAAGTCATATATGAATACTGTTTCTGTTCCTGAATCTAGTTGTGTGACATTTAATATTATTCAAtctttctgtgccccagtttCTACTTTTATTTGGTGGTAAAAAAGTACAACTTTTTACTTATGGCTATGGAATTACATTTAGACTGtttatgaaacttttaaaatatcatctgGAATATAGTATTATTCAATACATTGTATATTTTCactattatttataattgttgGTGCCattataaacttaattttattctaaatttgaATTTGTATTTGCAAGGAAAATTTGAATGAAATTTGTTTCATAATTCCTTCTCTTCAGGATGAAACTTCTGGAAAAATAGAATGCCTCTATTTAATTCATTATGCTGGTTTCCAACAATTCATATGTGGCTCCTCCATCTTTTATTCTTAATGGAATACCTCGTCTGGAAAGAGTACATGTATGGATCTCCCTCCCACTCTGCACAATGTACATCATCTCCCTTGTGGGGAATCTTGGTCTTGTGTACCCCATTTATTATGAGGAGTCCTTACATCGTCCGATGTATTTCTTTTTGGCCATGCTCTCCCTCATTGACCTCATTACCTGCACCACCACTCTATCCAATGCACTCTGCATCTTCTGGTTCACTCTCAAAGAAATTAACTTCAATGCTTGCTTGGCCCAGATGTTCTTTGTTCATGGGTTCACAGGTGTGGAGTCTGGGGTGCTCATGCTCATGGCTCTAGACTGCTATGTAGCCATTTGCTACCCTTTGCATTATGCTACCATACTCACCAAACCTATCATTGCCAAGGTTGGGCTTGCCTCCTTCCTGAGGGGTGTATTGCTGATGATTCCTTTCCCATTCTTGGTTAAGCGTTTGCCTTTCTGCCAAAGCAATATCATCTCCCATACGTACTGCAACCACATGTCTGTAGTAAAGCTATCTTGTGCCAGCATCAAGGTCAATGTAATCTATGGTCTAACGGTTGCTCTCCTGATTGGAGTGTTTGACATTTGTTGTATATCTTTGTCTTACACTTTGATCCTCAAGGCAGTGATCAGCCTCTCTTCATCAGATGCTTGGCAGAAGGCTTTCAGCACCTGCACTGCCCATGTATCTGCCATCATCATCACCTATGTTCCAGCATTCTTCACTTTCTTTACCCACCGTTTTGGGGGGCACACAATTCCCCCTTCTCTTCACATCATCGTGGCTAATCTTTATCTTCTTCTTCCCCCAACTCTAAACCCTACTGTTTACGGAGTAAAGACAAAACAGATACAATAGAGTGTCATAAAGTTCTTCCAGGGTGATAAGGGTGCAGGTTGATTCAAGACAACTTAATTCAGATGgaagaaagataaatgaaaaataacaaagaagaaaCTTACGtgtgatattttacatttattcatgTGTAGTGTCATACATTTTCTCTCCCAGTCtgtttttctgaaactgctttggggaAATTTATAGCCCATTCTGGATGTATATCTCAGTGCCTTTCCCTTAATTTTTGTCTattgccagtttttaaaaaataaatttaattcaatttatttaaattgacacataaagTTAAATGTCATATAtaacaatgttttaaataaatataaaccttATGGAATGGCTAAAACTAGTTCaattcatagaagtaaaaagtagaatggtgtttttttaaaaccacgtgttatttttctaaatttttaaaattgatacataatagttttACACATTTGGGAGGtacacatgatattttgatacatgcacaaaatgtgtaataattaaatcaaggtaattagaatatccatcacctcaaacatttatcttttctttatattggAAGCATTCAAATTCTCTTTGAGCCATGTTGAAACAcgtaataaattattattaactacagttatCCACTGTACTATTGAACACAACGTCTTATTCTTTTTAACTGTATTTTAGTACCTATTAATTAACCTCTTTtcatcctttcttcctcccaccATTCCCAGCATCTGGTAACCACCAGTCTAGTCTCTATCTCCTTGAGATCCacctttttagctcccacatataaacaagaacaacaatatatatccaaaaaaagaaaaacaatatattgaagagataccaGATACcttcactcccatgtttattgcaacattgttcacaatagccaagacgtGAAATCAGCctgtgtccatcagcagataagtggataaagaaaatgtggcatcataaaaaatgatgaaattctgtaatttgcagcatcatggatgaagctggaaattaatatgttaaatgaaataagccagccacagaaagacaaaaattacatTGCCAGTTTTAATCAAGTCATTGGTATGAATTCACACAACTTTTATCTAATATATTCATCTTGGATATATTCTTAAACTTTGAAAGAGTCCTTAAGTGTCTTCTCTATGTTGATAATCTTTCTTATAGAACATTTTCCAGCCCAGTCAGTCTTTGAAGCTAAAATTAGGTTTATGAattaattttgagaaatatttttatttgtatattagaATGGACAGACAAGTCTTATTTACCTCAAGGCTTGAGTACACCAGAAGTCAATGCAGGAGCTAGTTGGTATATGGTATGGCTTTCCCAGTTAAATGTCAACCAATTGATgaaatgattgattaaatcattgattcattgattcattcattcatgcttcATTTgttagttatttcatttcccatatttctgaatatttttatcaACTCAGCTAAATCTTAAAATAGAACTTATCATTACCTCTTCCTGGTTGTCACACACACTATATTATCACAACACTCTTAtaataagtttatttatttgcatatctgTTCATTCTATACTACAACATGTTGTATTTGAAAGCACTAGGTATGTATTTGTCTTTGTATTTCAGGTTCTGACAAAATGCAACTCAAagctataaataaaacaaatattcattaaatgacTAGATGAATGAGTCTCCATTAGTTAGGCCTTATGTTAGATATTAaccattagaaaaatataaacattctcCTTGTTACAAAGAAGCCCACAGTCTAGCTAAGGggtgaaatattaataaaaatgtgttgaattCAGTGCTATGCTAATCGTCTTAACGGAAAGCAGGGTAATAGAGTCAAATAGTCGAttcaaactaaaaaagaaaaggagtgatTATGTTAGCTGGAACATTTTAGTAGGAGATGAATAAAAgagtaaatgaaaatttaatctCTCAAGTAAACAAATATACATTCAATTAAACTATAGTTTACAGGAGCATTATAAGAGAGTTTGCAGAAGTGCTGAAACAGCACAGAAAATGATCCTCTAACCTTGAGAGAATAAGAAAGTCACAGAGAGATGGTATTTAAACCAGAATATAAATCATGAAAAAAACCCCTATTTACTAGGGAGACAAAgagttctgttttcttcttcacCAAGGCTATTTCTTTTCTGGTGTTATAATTCCTTCCAGCTAAATGTATTCCATTTATAAAAacttttataatgaaatatttatgtaCCTATTATCTTAAAAATTTTGTAAATCAGCAAATATAACAGAAGAGGTATTAAAAGCAGGTACATATTTGCTCATGGTTGAATAAAAGATTatgctgggctgggcacagtggctcatgcctgtaatcccagcactttgggagggcgaggcaggtggatcacctgaggtcagtagttcgagaccagcctgaccaacatgattaaaccccgtctctactaaaaatacaaaaacttagctgggcgtggtggtaggtgcctgcaatcccagttacttgggagccttaaggaggagaatcgcttgaatccaggaagcggaggttgcagtgagccgagattgtgacatcacactccagcctaggcaacaagagtgaaactccgtctcaaaaaaaaaaaaagaaaaagaattatgctGATAATATACAGGTAAAAATAGCATTCATGGATTTATTGAAAATGGCCTTTAGTAAATGTCATATTGTAAAATGCTCTGCAGGCCAATTTACTCAGGGAATAAggaatacatataatatatatgttaggcctcaaaaataataaatgcagaaTATGATTCAAAACACATactgtttttaaatattgatttatttttgatcagtcgtttacttattttattatattttctctacTGAATAAAATAGCCTATTAAGAATATTCATACCTTAATACATAAAGCTCACAACTACTGGGTGTGTAAAAAAGTCTTGAATATACTTTCTCCACTATAATCTCTAAGTTGTATATCTCTTTCCTGGCTCACTGCTCATTAGTGATTAATCACCTGTTCCCTCCACTTTTACCTCTGGAATATCTAATGCAACAGTTGTTGAGGTGTTATCCATGGATTGTTGAGGGCTTCATGTTCATTTGTGTAGACATATGAAGTCACAACAATTTTCATAGTAATACTAAggcattatttgcctttttcagtttcattctcttactaatatataaagaaattttgGAGTCCACATGATGTGTGATAATATTGTATAATAAATGATGTCAACATTTGAAAGATCTGTATGTTAGTGAGACGGTATTTCCAAATGAGAAATACTTGATGGTACAAAAAGATACATGAGTAATGATTAATTCAAATGCAAGGTAGACCAATGAATTCTAATGCAACAGAGTACAAAAAGTTCACTGATGTGGCTTCAGATTCTACATTGCAACTAATGTTTGGGAAAGTTTATTGTTGATTGTGGGTGTAGTATCAAAAAATAAGATCCAAAGTTattggaaaaaatgttttaaaaacccaAGTCATTTCTTTTCCAACTGTATAGCC
Coding sequences within:
- the LOC129007945 gene encoding olfactory receptor 52N5; amino-acid sequence: MLVSNNSYVAPPSFILNGIPRLERVHVWISLPLCTMYIISLVGNLGLVYPIYYEESLHRPMYFFLAMLSLIDLITCTTTLSNALCIFWFTLKEINFNACLAQMFFVHGFTGVESGVLMLMALDCYVAICYPLHYATILTKPIIAKVGLASFLRGVLLMIPFPFLVKRLPFCQSNIISHTYCNHMSVVKLSCASIKVNVIYGLTVALLIGVFDICCISLSYTLILKAVISLSSSDAWQKAFSTCTAHVSAIIITYVPAFFTFFTHRFGGHTIPPSLHIIVANLYLLLPPTLNPTVYGVKTKQIQ